A single Halobellus ruber DNA region contains:
- a CDS encoding amidohydrolase family protein, whose protein sequence is MLELNHGFRVVDVHARLDPTDEAEVASRGRETTPEVLERELRRAGVVRAVVAPGERPAGEGYLRANNAVARLSVDRPFLAFGRINGPRDPGSGASSRLRNLAASRADYHTSPEDVEQYAYDDRFHGFTLAPAADGVPDAETLEQLADVGLPLVVHAGRAFPPAAVAETLLDHDIPVILAGFGGYPLDRDLMTDAIDLLDGHDRLYLDTAQVRFRSVLERALLEHPDRVLFGSGAPEVHPNVGVMEILTLDVSEDAMRRAFSTNPSRVVPGLGPGES, encoded by the coding sequence ATGCTGGAGTTGAACCACGGGTTCAGGGTCGTCGACGTCCACGCCCGGCTCGATCCGACTGACGAGGCCGAGGTCGCGAGCCGTGGGCGCGAGACGACGCCCGAGGTCCTCGAACGCGAGCTCCGGCGGGCCGGGGTCGTGCGTGCAGTGGTCGCGCCCGGGGAACGCCCCGCTGGGGAGGGGTATCTTCGGGCCAACAACGCCGTGGCCCGGCTGAGCGTTGACCGGCCGTTCCTCGCGTTCGGCCGGATCAACGGCCCCCGCGACCCGGGATCGGGAGCGTCGAGCCGGCTTCGGAACCTGGCGGCCTCCCGCGCTGACTATCACACCAGCCCCGAGGACGTCGAGCAGTACGCCTACGACGACCGGTTCCACGGGTTCACGCTCGCGCCCGCGGCCGACGGGGTTCCTGACGCGGAGACCCTCGAACAGCTCGCGGACGTGGGGCTGCCGCTGGTCGTCCACGCCGGGCGGGCGTTCCCGCCGGCCGCGGTCGCGGAGACGCTGCTCGACCACGACATCCCCGTGATCCTGGCCGGGTTCGGCGGCTACCCGCTGGACCGCGACCTTATGACCGACGCGATCGACCTCCTCGACGGGCACGACCGGCTCTACCTCGATACCGCCCAGGTCCGGTTCCGGAGCGTGTTGGAGCGGGCGCTGTTGGAACATCCCGACCGGGTACTCTTCGGGAGCGGCGCCCCGGAGGTGCATCCGAACGTCGGCGTGATGGAGATCCTGACCCTCGACGTCTCGGAGGACGCGATGCGGCGGGCGTTCTCGACGAACCCCTCGCGGGTCGTTCCCGGACTCGGCCCCGGCGAGTCGTGA
- a CDS encoding SAM hydrolase/SAM-dependent halogenase family protein, whose translation MLTLTSDFGSPYPAAMKGVVLRRTDARLVDIAHDLPRQDVRAAAFWCRETLPYFPPAVHLVVVDPGVGTDRDAVVVRVGGHAIVAPDNGVALPAARRIAAEADIAVECFRYEYADPASSTFHGRDVFAPAAAAVHEVGVDAVESLDAIAPLESVAPDDAAGAVVDCRFPEAEVTAGAASGEVLVVDDFGNAITNVPGSFLDGREGGTLSVNGTEAAVVRAFADVDAGERLVTVGSHGFVECDVNRGRGADAFGLAPGDEVRLTEA comes from the coding sequence ATGCTCACCCTCACCTCCGACTTCGGCTCGCCGTACCCCGCCGCGATGAAGGGGGTCGTCCTCCGACGGACGGACGCCCGACTCGTCGACATCGCCCACGACCTTCCCCGCCAGGACGTCCGTGCGGCGGCCTTCTGGTGCCGGGAGACGCTGCCGTACTTCCCGCCGGCGGTCCACCTGGTGGTGGTTGATCCCGGGGTCGGGACCGACCGTGACGCGGTTGTCGTCCGCGTCGGCGGGCACGCGATCGTCGCCCCCGACAACGGCGTCGCGCTGCCGGCCGCCCGCCGGATCGCCGCGGAGGCAGACATCGCTGTAGAATGTTTCCGCTACGAGTACGCCGATCCGGCCTCGTCGACCTTCCACGGCCGCGACGTGTTCGCCCCCGCCGCTGCCGCGGTCCACGAGGTCGGCGTCGACGCGGTCGAATCCCTCGACGCGATCGCGCCGCTGGAGTCCGTCGCTCCGGACGACGCTGCCGGGGCGGTCGTCGACTGCCGGTTCCCCGAAGCCGAGGTGACGGCAGGCGCCGCCAGCGGGGAGGTCCTCGTCGTCGACGACTTCGGGAACGCGATCACGAACGTTCCGGGATCGTTCCTCGACGGCCGCGAGGGGGGGACGCTCTCCGTCAACGGAACGGAAGCAGCCGTCGTGCGGGCGTTCGCCGACGTCGACGCCGGCGAGCGGCTGGTGACGGTCGGCAGTCACGGGTTCGTGGAGTGCGACGTCAACCGCGGCCGCGGTGCCGACGCGTTCGGACTGGCCCCGGGTGACGAGGTCCGACTGACCGAGGCGTGA
- a CDS encoding nicotinamide-nucleotide adenylyltransferase → MRGFYIGRFQPYHDGHHRMVTEIAAEVDELVLGIGSAGDSHTPRNPFTAGERVMMVTKSVADLDVTTYAVPIEDLDRNSVWVSHVESMSPAFDVAYSNNPLVIQLFSEAGVEVRQSPMFNRDVLEGAELRERMIEGGDWRSLVPTTVVDVIEEIDGIERIQRISDTDANGDAADPE, encoded by the coding sequence ATGCGGGGGTTCTACATCGGCCGGTTCCAGCCCTACCACGACGGCCACCACCGGATGGTAACGGAGATCGCAGCGGAGGTCGACGAGCTCGTGCTCGGGATCGGGTCCGCCGGCGACTCCCACACCCCGCGGAACCCGTTCACCGCGGGCGAGCGCGTGATGATGGTGACGAAGTCCGTCGCCGACCTCGACGTCACGACCTACGCGGTTCCGATCGAGGATCTCGACCGAAACTCCGTGTGGGTGAGCCACGTCGAGAGTATGTCGCCCGCGTTCGACGTTGCCTACTCGAATAACCCCTTGGTGATCCAGCTGTTCTCCGAGGCCGGCGTCGAGGTGCGGCAGTCGCCGATGTTCAACCGGGACGTCTTAGAGGGCGCGGAGCTCCGCGAGCGGATGATCGAGGGCGGCGACTGGCGGAGCCTCGTCCCGACGACGGTCGTCGACGTGATCGAGGAGATCGACGGCATCGAGCGGATCCAGCGGATCAGCGACACCGACGCCAACGGCGACGCGGCCGACCCCGAGTAG
- the lonB gene encoding ATP-dependent protease LonB has product MSNDTEEDEHAPEEGGGVTEDDPESPPEREDRLPEGIADDPEDGIDPGDRPGSRNGHSDGETDGTIDDLGSDVEVDAEVADDIGEDDLLGGLKIDSTDEIDVPDRLVDQVIGQEHARDVVMKAAKQRRHVMMIGSPGTGKSMLAKAMSELLPPEELQDVLVYHNPDDGNNPKVRTVPAGKGDQIVEAHKEEARKRNQMRSFLMWIIIAIVIGYSFIIAGQILLGILAAGVIYLAFRYGSRGSDAMVPNLIVNNADTTTAPFEDATGAHAGALLGDVRHDPFQSGGMETPSHDRVEPGAIHKANKGVLFVDEINTLDIRSQQHLMTAIQEGEFHITGQSERSSGAMVQTEPVPTDFIMIAAGNLDAMENMHPALRSRIKGYGYEVYMDDTIEDTPDMRRKYARFVAQEVSKDGRLPEYSAEAIEEVILEARRRAGRKGHLTLKLRNLGGLVRVAGDIARSEDADFVTRDHVLQAKGRSRSIEQQLADDYIERRKDYELQVSEGYQVGRVNGLAVMGEDSGIMLPVMAEVTPSQGPGEVIATGQLKEMAQEAVSNVSAIIKKFSDENISEKDIHIQFVQTGQQGVDGDSASITVATAVISALEDVGVDQSLAMTGSLSVRGDVLPVGGVTHKIEAAAKSGCDRVIIPAANMQDVMIEEEYEEMVEIIPVSHISEVLDIALEGEPEKDSLVARLKSITGSALSKGETVSGPSSPSPQ; this is encoded by the coding sequence ATGAGTAACGACACGGAAGAGGACGAACACGCCCCCGAAGAGGGGGGCGGCGTCACCGAGGACGACCCCGAGTCGCCGCCGGAGCGCGAGGACCGGCTCCCCGAGGGGATCGCCGACGACCCCGAAGACGGGATCGACCCCGGCGACCGGCCGGGGAGCCGCAACGGCCACTCCGACGGCGAGACCGACGGAACGATCGACGACCTCGGGAGCGACGTCGAGGTCGACGCCGAAGTCGCAGACGATATCGGCGAGGACGACCTGCTGGGCGGGTTGAAGATCGACTCCACCGACGAGATCGATGTCCCCGACCGGCTGGTCGACCAGGTCATCGGGCAGGAACACGCTCGCGACGTGGTGATGAAGGCCGCAAAGCAGCGGCGCCACGTGATGATGATCGGCTCGCCCGGAACCGGCAAGTCGATGCTGGCGAAGGCGATGTCCGAACTGCTGCCGCCCGAGGAGCTTCAGGACGTCCTCGTCTACCACAACCCCGACGACGGGAACAACCCGAAGGTGCGGACCGTTCCCGCCGGCAAGGGCGACCAGATCGTCGAGGCCCACAAGGAGGAGGCCCGGAAGCGCAACCAGATGCGGTCGTTCCTGATGTGGATCATCATCGCGATCGTCATCGGGTACTCGTTCATCATCGCGGGCCAGATCCTGCTGGGGATCCTCGCGGCCGGGGTCATCTACCTCGCGTTCCGCTACGGCTCCCGCGGTAGCGACGCGATGGTGCCGAACCTCATCGTCAACAACGCCGACACGACGACCGCGCCGTTCGAGGACGCGACGGGCGCCCACGCCGGCGCGCTGCTCGGCGACGTCCGGCACGACCCGTTCCAGTCCGGCGGGATGGAGACGCCGAGCCACGACCGCGTCGAGCCCGGCGCCATCCACAAGGCCAACAAGGGCGTGTTGTTCGTCGACGAGATCAACACGCTGGACATCCGCAGCCAGCAGCACCTGATGACGGCGATCCAGGAGGGCGAGTTCCACATCACGGGCCAGTCCGAGCGCTCCTCGGGCGCGATGGTCCAGACCGAGCCCGTTCCGACGGACTTCATTATGATCGCTGCGGGGAACCTCGACGCGATGGAGAACATGCACCCCGCGCTGCGCTCGCGGATCAAGGGCTACGGGTACGAGGTGTACATGGACGACACGATCGAGGACACCCCCGATATGCGCCGGAAGTACGCCCGGTTCGTGGCCCAGGAGGTCAGCAAGGACGGACGGCTGCCGGAGTACTCCGCGGAGGCGATCGAGGAGGTCATCCTCGAGGCCCGGCGCCGCGCCGGCCGGAAGGGGCACCTCACGCTGAAGCTCCGGAACCTGGGCGGCTTGGTCCGGGTTGCGGGCGACATCGCCCGCTCGGAGGACGCCGACTTCGTCACCCGCGATCACGTGCTCCAGGCGAAGGGCCGGAGCCGGTCGATCGAACAGCAGCTCGCCGACGACTACATCGAGCGCCGGAAGGACTACGAACTCCAGGTCTCGGAGGGCTACCAGGTCGGCCGCGTCAACGGCCTCGCCGTGATGGGCGAGGACTCGGGGATCATGCTCCCCGTGATGGCCGAGGTGACGCCCTCCCAGGGCCCCGGCGAGGTCATCGCCACCGGCCAGCTGAAGGAGATGGCCCAGGAGGCAGTCTCGAACGTCTCGGCGATCATCAAGAAGTTCTCCGACGAGAACATCTCCGAGAAGGACATCCACATCCAGTTCGTCCAGACCGGCCAGCAGGGCGTCGACGGTGACTCCGCGTCGATCACGGTCGCGACGGCGGTGATCTCGGCGCTGGAGGACGTCGGCGTCGACCAGTCGCTGGCGATGACCGGCAGCCTGTCGGTCCGGGGGGACGTGCTCCCGGTCGGCGGGGTGACCCACAAGATCGAGGCCGCCGCGAAGTCGGGGTGTGACCGCGTGATCATCCCCGCGGCGAATATGCAGGACGTAATGATCGAGGAGGAGTACGAGGAGATGGTCGAGATCATCCCGGTCTCGCACATCAGCGAGGTCCTCGACATCGCCCTCGAAGGGGAACCCGAGA